The Spirochaetaceae bacterium genome window below encodes:
- a CDS encoding ABC transporter permease — protein MRQGPNERGAASAFVRRFMREKRLGVVGAVIVLMLLVCGIFADLLAPYGMDEKSLPDRFAAPSARYLLGADQVGRDILSRLIYGARISMLVGLAATTVTVAVAALVGVPSGYFGGRFDVITQRFVDAWMSFPELLVLLTVMSMVGRGQLQIILVIGIFTGIRWTRVVRGAVIGIKENDYFEAARAVGQSHLGIIVRHVVPNILGPLIVIYSVSLGWAILAEASLSFLGFGLPLDVPSWGGMLSGEGRRYLERKPALAMWPGVCLTVVIYGINMLGDALRDLLDPRLAGPGRPRPATGA, from the coding sequence GTGCGCCAAGGGCCGAACGAGCGCGGCGCGGCGAGCGCCTTTGTGCGCCGCTTCATGCGCGAGAAGCGGCTGGGGGTGGTGGGCGCGGTCATCGTGCTCATGCTGCTGGTGTGCGGAATCTTCGCCGACCTGCTCGCCCCCTACGGCATGGACGAAAAGAGCCTGCCCGACCGGTTCGCCGCCCCGTCGGCGCGCTACCTGCTCGGCGCCGACCAGGTGGGCCGCGACATTCTCAGCCGCCTGATCTACGGCGCGCGCATCTCGATGCTGGTCGGCCTGGCCGCCACCACCGTCACCGTGGCGGTGGCGGCGCTGGTCGGGGTGCCGTCCGGCTACTTCGGCGGCCGCTTCGACGTGATCACGCAACGGTTCGTGGACGCCTGGATGTCGTTCCCCGAGCTGCTGGTGCTGCTCACCGTGATGAGTATGGTCGGCCGCGGACAACTGCAGATCATCCTGGTCATCGGCATCTTCACCGGCATCCGCTGGACCCGCGTGGTGCGCGGCGCGGTGATCGGCATCAAGGAGAACGACTACTTCGAGGCCGCGCGGGCGGTCGGGCAGTCCCACCTGGGCATCATCGTGCGCCACGTCGTGCCCAACATCCTGGGCCCGCTGATCGTGATCTACAGCGTCAGCCTGGGGTGGGCGATCCTGGCGGAGGCGAGCCTCAGCTTCCTCGGCTTCGGCCTGCCCCTGGACGTGCCGAGCTGGGGCGGCATGCTCAGCGGCGAAGGCCGCCGCTACCTGGAGCGCAAGCCGGCCCTGGCGATGTGGCCCGGCGTCTGCCTGACCGTGGTGATCTACGGCATCAACATGCTCGGCGACGCCCTGCGCGACCTGCTCGACCCCCGCCTCGCCGGCCCCGGCCGCCCCCGCCCCGCCACCGGCGCATAG
- a CDS encoding ABC transporter substrate-binding protein: MKAFVVGFIAGLVVVGGVWGSPAEETASAASQGPKYGGTLDVAIPGAPHTLDWQSTVSHPLPHIMGHVFEGLFGFTREFDAAPELADSWEASDDGTVWTIRLRPGVKFHNGDELTAEDVVASLERWRRVGPKGPALDELERFEITDDHTLSMHFSSPKGRFLLLLLGSDENKAVIMPKEVAEASPEAGTLSEVVGTGPYRFVEYREDQFVRLERFADYTARDDAPDYQTGNKIAYPDELLFWIVPEASTRVAGLESGEYDIITGVPDAEFQRLAGADGVVPVKNGPGVLLYMMFNHQHGPTADINFRRAVQAIMDAEKVVAAAVADPEFATVNPSFYPPESAYNTDACADLYNQVDADKAREYLAASDYAGEKVIIQTISSSESHVRTGLSIAEQLQSIGINAEMVQYDVQTWVAKRRDPNELNIYTSGGYWIDPSLYHPEFNGTFPSTEVGYYHDETEEVFRGLAAETEFDARYALGEALQCEFYNKVATINLGYQYRLFARRDVIQDPEGYLALGNPTLHHVWIDE; the protein is encoded by the coding sequence ATGAAAGCATTCGTGGTTGGGTTCATCGCAGGACTGGTTGTGGTGGGCGGCGTGTGGGGCAGTCCCGCGGAGGAGACCGCCAGCGCGGCGTCGCAGGGGCCGAAGTACGGCGGCACGCTCGACGTTGCGATACCGGGAGCGCCGCATACGCTGGACTGGCAGTCCACGGTGTCGCACCCGTTGCCGCACATCATGGGGCACGTGTTTGAGGGACTGTTCGGCTTTACCCGGGAATTCGACGCCGCACCGGAACTGGCCGACTCGTGGGAGGCCAGCGACGACGGCACCGTGTGGACCATCCGGTTGCGCCCGGGGGTCAAGTTTCACAACGGCGACGAGCTGACCGCCGAGGACGTGGTGGCATCGCTGGAGCGCTGGCGGCGCGTGGGTCCGAAGGGACCGGCCCTCGACGAGCTGGAACGATTCGAGATCACCGACGATCACACCCTGTCGATGCACTTCTCGAGCCCCAAGGGACGCTTTCTGTTGCTGCTGCTCGGATCCGACGAGAACAAGGCGGTGATCATGCCCAAGGAGGTGGCCGAGGCGTCACCGGAGGCGGGCACGCTCAGTGAAGTGGTCGGCACCGGCCCCTACCGGTTCGTCGAGTACCGCGAGGACCAGTTCGTGCGCCTGGAGCGGTTCGCCGACTACACGGCCCGCGACGATGCGCCTGATTACCAGACGGGAAACAAGATAGCCTATCCGGACGAGTTGCTGTTCTGGATCGTGCCGGAAGCGTCGACCCGCGTAGCCGGGCTGGAATCGGGTGAGTACGACATCATCACCGGCGTCCCCGACGCGGAGTTCCAGCGGCTCGCCGGCGCCGACGGCGTCGTGCCGGTCAAGAACGGACCCGGCGTACTGCTGTACATGATGTTCAACCACCAGCATGGGCCCACCGCCGACATCAACTTCCGGCGCGCCGTGCAGGCCATCATGGACGCGGAGAAAGTGGTGGCGGCAGCGGTGGCCGACCCCGAGTTCGCCACCGTCAATCCGAGCTTCTATCCGCCGGAGAGCGCCTACAACACGGACGCCTGTGCGGATCTCTACAACCAGGTGGACGCCGACAAGGCGCGCGAGTACCTGGCCGCCTCCGACTACGCGGGCGAGAAGGTGATCATCCAGACCATCTCCAGCTCGGAGAGCCACGTGCGCACCGGCCTGTCAATCGCCGAGCAGTTGCAGTCGATCGGCATCAACGCCGAGATGGTGCAGTACGACGTGCAGACCTGGGTGGCCAAGCGGCGCGATCCCAACGAGCTCAACATCTACACCTCCGGCGGGTACTGGATCGATCCATCGCTCTACCACCCGGAGTTCAACGGGACCTTTCCGTCGACGGAGGTGGGTTACTACCACGACGAGACCGAGGAAGTGTTCCGCGGTCTGGCCGCGGAGACCGAATTCGACGCGCGCTATGCCCTCGGCGAAGCGCTGCAGTGCGAGTTCTACAACAAGGTGGCCACCATCAACCTCGGCTACCAGTACCGGCTGTTCGCCAGGCGCGACGTGATACAGGACCCGGAGGGTTACCTGGCCTTGGGCAACCCGACGTTGCACCACGTGTGGATTGACGAGTAG
- a CDS encoding ABC transporter permease, whose product MLRYVVRRLLLTIPTLFLVATIVFLLLRLVPGDMVDTVMARLAVLGGTVDRAALERAFGLDAPLHVQYVRWWGDLLLRGSLGISMNSGQPVVPLILGRLPVTIELGLLAIAVSVAIGLPVGIYSALRQDTVGDYAGRSLAILFVAAPSFWVATLVILYASLWWGWSPPLELVPLARDPIGNLRMFILPAFILGMVMAGTTMRMTRTMMLEVLRQDFIRTAYAKGLRERLVVVGHALKNALIPVVTIVGADLTVLIGGAVIIESIFALPGTGRLMVDALKVRDYALVSGVNLVFAVAVVGANLLVDLSYAFLDPRVRYR is encoded by the coding sequence ATGTTGCGCTATGTAGTCCGCCGCCTGCTGCTCACCATCCCCACCCTGTTCCTGGTGGCGACCATCGTGTTCCTGCTGCTGCGGCTGGTGCCCGGCGACATGGTGGACACGGTGATGGCGCGGCTGGCGGTGCTCGGCGGCACGGTGGACCGCGCGGCCCTGGAGCGCGCGTTCGGGCTGGACGCCCCGCTGCACGTGCAGTACGTCCGCTGGTGGGGCGACCTGCTGCTGCGCGGCAGCCTGGGCATCTCGATGAACTCGGGGCAGCCGGTGGTGCCGCTCATCCTGGGACGGCTGCCGGTGACCATCGAGCTGGGCCTGCTGGCGATCGCGGTGTCGGTGGCGATCGGCCTGCCGGTGGGCATCTACTCGGCGCTGCGGCAGGACACGGTGGGCGACTACGCCGGGCGCAGCCTGGCGATCCTGTTCGTGGCCGCGCCGAGCTTCTGGGTGGCGACGCTGGTGATCCTGTACGCGTCGCTGTGGTGGGGGTGGTCGCCGCCGCTGGAGCTGGTGCCGCTGGCGCGCGACCCGATCGGCAACCTGCGCATGTTCATCCTGCCGGCGTTCATCCTCGGCATGGTGATGGCCGGCACCACGATGCGGATGACGCGCACCATGATGCTGGAAGTGCTGCGCCAGGACTTCATCCGCACCGCCTATGCCAAGGGGTTGCGCGAGCGGCTGGTAGTGGTCGGCCACGCGCTCAAGAACGCGCTGATCCCGGTGGTGACGATCGTGGGCGCGGACCTGACCGTGCTGATCGGCGGCGCCGTGATCATCGAATCGATCTTCGCCCTGCCGGGCACCGGGCGGCTGATGGTGGACGCGCTCAAGGTGCGCGACTACGCGCTGGTGTCGGGCGTGAACCTGGTGTTCGCGGTGGCCGTGGTCGGCGCCAACCTGCTGGTCGACCTGTCGTACGCGTTTCTCGACCCGCGCGTCCGCTACCGTTGA